The Terriglobales bacterium genome contains the following window.
CGCCGCATTTCCTCCATCTTCGACTCAGCGAACGACCGGTGACGGGGCGGAACGGCAGAAGCCAATGAAGCAAAGCTCCGGTGCAGAGCGAACGCCGGCTCTTCCGAACGACGAATCCATCGCAGCCTTGAGTTCCCGTTTCGAGAACGTCCTCCATGCCGCTATGAGATTGTCGTCGGCGGAGTCGGCCGAAATGCTGGGTGTCCCGCAGAGTTCAGAATGGCGCGGCAGCTTCGAGCAGGCGCGAAAGTCATTTACGAAGAGATTGACTGCTGCAGCTCGAGTTCCTCAACTCGAGAACCAGTTTGCGATTCCGTGGACGACCTCTGCCTGCGAGGTTCTTCCCAGCCGCTTCAACAAACACGGCAGCGCTCAATGGGCAACTGTAGTCGCCTGGGCAGCCGCAGAATCTCTAGGCAAACTTCTTAACCCCGCCGATCCCGGAAAGGCTGCAACCAGGTTGCTGGATGCACTGAAGCTCCGCCAGCCTATGGCGGACGCGTTTTCCCAATTCGGTCTTGAGGGCGAGGAGCGGTGGCGCGCCGCAGCTCGCGTTCGCGTTCTGCTGGCAAATGAGGCTTGGCTCCCGGGCGCCGAACGTTCTGCCCGATTGCCGTACAGTTGGCTGCACGATCCTGATGTCGCATGGCTGGTCAATGTTCACGAGCACGAAGGCGTTCGCTACTTTAACAAGGAAAATTACGAGTGCCTGTTGTGGTGGATGGCCCTCCCCGCGCTGGTGAGAATCGCGGAATCACCAACGACCGAAGTCAAAGCGGTCGGGGAGTTGGAGTTGCAGCTCAGGTCCCGAATCAATGCTGCCGAACAGGCAGAATATCAGGTGATGTCGCTCTTCGAAGTTGGCGAGGAGCCTGGAGCGGCGACGTCTGGCGAAGGCCAACCCGCTCCGTCAGAGGCGCTGCAGGAAGACGAAGAAGAGGCGGCTCACAAACCGAGATAATCCCAAATTGGAACTAAGCAATCCCTGCTAATTCCCTGATGTTTTCTGCCTTTTCTCGCGAATGAGCCCTAAGTCGCTGCCTGACCGGAGTTTACGGACCGTTCCGCTCAGTTCCCTGATAATTCGCTGCCCCGAGGAGAATTTCTCGTTTTTCGGGCAAAAAAAATGACGATCCCGATGAATTTCTTGGAGCTGTCCCTGTATTTGTCCCTGTTCCTAGAAAACCCTCCGGCCGAAGCGGCCAATGGAGAGCTTCACCTGCAATGTATTGATTCCTGGATTTGGGACCGAGAGTCCGGCGTTGGAAATGTGAATGTACTTCAAAGCAACGCCCAGGTATCGGTGTGACCCGGAGCGCATGGGAATGTGCAGACCAATCCCGGCCTGCGGAGTGAAGTTAACACCGTTTGTGCCATCGGGAACATCGTGGGTGGTGAAGAGGACACCGCCTCCAAGTTCAAGATACGGGATCGTGCGATGGAATGAGGTGAAGTTGTACTTCAAATTGAATGGCGTGAAACTTATGCCGTACGCATTCTGTTGCTGGACGATGTAGTAAACCGGGATGAAGTCAACGGAGTATTCCAGATTCCCTTTTGGCGCCTGGAACAAGACTCGCCCGAGTCGGAACCCCGCTTGAAACACTCCGGTATTGCCGCGTCCGCCAGAGACGCTGTGTCCGCCGGCGATGAAGAATTCTCCTTCGTTTGTGCCATCAGGAAGTTTGTCGCCTTGTGCGCTCATTGTCCCTACAGTTGCAATCGCAAAGAGAAAAATGGTCATGACGCTCGCGAATCTGGGGACAAAACTTAGAGAGGAAACAGAAGGTCTTGCGAGCTTCGTCACGCGGAAGTTCACAGTCCGAACAGCTCGCGCAGGCGCTTGGTTTGCGCGCGGCTTACGGGAAGTTCGGTGTGCTTGCGGTCGTCCATCCGCAGTTGATAGGAGCTCTTGAACCAGGGAAGCACTTCCTTGATGCGGTTGATGTTGACCACGTGCGACCGGTGCGCGCGCCAGAAGAGATTGGGATCGAGACTCTCTTGCAGTTCTTCCAGCGTTCGGCAATTGGAATGGCCTTCCATCGTGGAAGTTGCGACCGTGATGATGCCTTCCTCGATGGTCGCGAAGCATACATCCTTCTGATCGATGAGAATCAAACGTCCAGCGGAACGCAGCAGTAGTTTTTGTTGCTGTGGTTTTTGCTGCTGTTCGAGGAGGTTGATCAGGGACTCCAGGCGTTCACTCGGACTGGGAGCCGTAGTGAGCTTCTGCCGCGCTTTGTCTACCGACTGCGCTACGCGCTTCTTATCGAAGGGCTTGAGCAAGTAGTCAATCGCGTTGACCTCAAATGCGCGCACAGCGTACTGATCGAACGCGGTCGCGAAAACAATCTGCGGCAACGGAACTTTCTTATCCACCAATTTCTTGATGACCTGGAAGCCGTCAAGACCGGGCATCTGGACATCCATGAATACCAATTCGGGATTGTGCTCGCGAATGAGCTGGATCGCCTCGACTCCGTTGCTTCCCTGAGCTACAACGTCGACATCTCCAACGCTCTTCAGCAAGTAACTAAGCTCCTCGCGCGCGAGTTGCTCGTCGTCGACGATGATGGTCGAAATGGGCATTGAGAGT
Protein-coding sequences here:
- a CDS encoding acyloxyacyl hydrolase, which produces MTIFLFAIATVGTMSAQGDKLPDGTNEGEFFIAGGHSVSGGRGNTGVFQAGFRLGRVLFQAPKGNLEYSVDFIPVYYIVQQQNAYGISFTPFNLKYNFTSFHRTIPYLELGGGVLFTTHDVPDGTNGVNFTPQAGIGLHIPMRSGSHRYLGVALKYIHISNAGLSVPNPGINTLQVKLSIGRFGRRVF
- a CDS encoding LytTR family DNA-binding domain-containing protein, giving the protein MPISTIIVDDEQLAREELSYLLKSVGDVDVVAQGSNGVEAIQLIREHNPELVFMDVQMPGLDGFQVIKKLVDKKVPLPQIVFATAFDQYAVRAFEVNAIDYLLKPFDKKRVAQSVDKARQKLTTAPSPSERLESLINLLEQQQKPQQQKLLLRSAGRLILIDQKDVCFATIEEGIITVATSTMEGHSNCRTLEELQESLDPNLFWRAHRSHVVNINRIKEVLPWFKSSYQLRMDDRKHTELPVSRAQTKRLRELFGL